Genomic window (Candidatus Nitrosocosmicus franklandus):
TTGAGGGACCTAAGGATATTAGATTGTCCATCCGGAGCTTCTTCTTTTGTTGCTGAAGCCTCGTCTACTCAATATCAGATTAAAGAAGCTGTCGGATGTGATTTGTTGTATAAAGAGGATGATGTAGGAGTACTAAGAAATCGAGGTAAAGAAGACTTGGAATACATGGTAAAACAGCTCTCCCAAGTTCCTGACTTGTATGATTGGAACATCTATTCTAACATTAGTGATCTCTATGAAGCAAGGAACACTGCTTTTGAAAAATTCATTTCAGATTATAAGGTGGATAGACTTGTGACAAGAAAAGATAAAGATGAAATTACCAAATATAAATACATACATGCTATTCTTCCAAAACTACCTTTCGAAAATGAAAAATTTGATTTGGCATTAAGCTCTAATTTGCTTTTTTATTATCATAATATGTTGGACTATCAATTTCATTTTAATTCTATATTGGAATTATTACGTGTTACTAGTAAGGAAGTAAGAATATTTCCATGTCAAAAACCCGATGCCACTTTTCCAGACTATTTTAACAAATTGCTCGATAATGTTGGAACCCGAATGAATAATAAGATATCTTTTCAAATTGAAAAAGTAAGTTATGAATTTCGTAGAGGTATAAATAAGATGCTTAAAATAAGGAAGAGCGAATAGTTACTTTTGTATTAAACTTTTGAATCTGGATTTACCATCGATCTTAATCTATCTTGAGATAGATTTCATTTTCGTAGATTTACTCGACTGTTTTTGGTTTTTCCAAAAGAGGGACTACAGTCGAATTTTTTTTACTAATTATTTGATTCAAACAACTCGGTTGATTTCGATTCTGTGATCCAAATTCCGGAGATCTTAATATTATTAGATGTTATGGATATGAATTGA
Coding sequences:
- a CDS encoding class I SAM-dependent methyltransferase → MFNLSPFQLRDLRILDCPSGASSFVAEASSTQYQIKEAVGCDLLYKEDDVGVLRNRGKEDLEYMVKQLSQVPDLYDWNIYSNISDLYEARNTAFEKFISDYKVDRLVTRKDKDEITKYKYIHAILPKLPFENEKFDLALSSNLLFYYHNMLDYQFHFNSILELLRVTSKEVRIFPCQKPDATFPDYFNKLLDNVGTRMNNKISFQIEKVSYEFRRGINKMLKIRKSE